A single genomic interval of Rhodopirellula bahusiensis harbors:
- a CDS encoding U32 family peptidase, which translates to MLESSLSSTVSAPELLAPAGNWDCVHAAIENGADAVYFGLDRGFNARHRAANFGVNDLSSLMGKLHLRGVRGYVTLNTLVFPDELNDLVEVVDAIASAGVDAVLVQDFGVARIVRAICPELEIHASTQMSLTSSETIAAAKTLELSRVVVARELSIGEIKQIRSKTDMPIEAFIHGALCVAYSGQCLTSESLGGRSANRGQCAQACRLPYDLVCDGIDQELGDVRYLLSPQDLAGYAAIPDMIEAGVNSLKIEGRLKTPEYVANITGHYRRAIDQAITDGKVNLGEDARHEMELSFSRGFTPGWLEGNDHKRLVPGIRSAKQGIVLGEVRAIGRDSILVDVQAALALGDGLAIESAVDPNSTKAFDSGFADNHQGGRIYSLRLDSESNGSPHQSDQAKSPEQPATNPWEQARQRQAAESQASSDKLKKVDPNQTVWIGFGRDEIDFSRIEIGATVFKNDDPQLNKRLAATFGGKPRRTRSINLHVVAHVGSPVEVHATLGNGDHATTENIIGEDDLAVANKHAITDEVLADKLGRLGGTPFHLGRLTSDLSGGPMVPLGVLNQLRRELVEKLEDQLHAPPRRTVRLSAGRDLVASIAKEAVSLDSQKPTPQLSVLCRTIDQVRGAIAASAERIYADFHDPRDHKAAIALGAEHDANVWIASLRIQKPGEMGLLKQIVKQGPSGLLARNLAAVQLGIEAGLPTIADFSLNVANHRSAEWLIDQGVQRVTASYDLNADQLDQLVSSMPAEWLELVLHQHMPMFHMEHCVFCSVLSPGTNKTNCGRPCDRHVVQLRDRVGKLHVLQADIACRNTLFNATPQSGAEIVGDMVARGVGSFRVELLSEDAKEAESILTLYRRLLLGEIPGQEVWQSLSAENRVGVTRGTLEAKRNPLAIL; encoded by the coding sequence ATGCTCGAATCCTCTTTGTCTTCCACCGTCTCCGCCCCCGAATTGCTCGCTCCCGCCGGCAATTGGGACTGTGTCCACGCCGCCATCGAAAACGGAGCCGACGCCGTTTACTTCGGTCTCGATCGAGGTTTCAACGCGCGCCATCGAGCGGCCAACTTTGGCGTCAACGACCTCTCGTCGCTGATGGGCAAACTGCACCTCCGAGGCGTCCGTGGCTACGTCACGCTTAACACGCTGGTCTTTCCCGACGAACTGAACGATTTGGTCGAAGTCGTCGACGCAATCGCCAGTGCTGGTGTGGATGCTGTGCTGGTCCAAGACTTTGGCGTCGCACGCATCGTCCGAGCAATTTGCCCGGAGCTGGAAATTCATGCGTCGACGCAAATGAGTTTGACCAGCTCGGAAACGATCGCAGCAGCGAAGACGCTCGAGTTGTCCCGCGTCGTTGTCGCCCGAGAATTATCGATCGGCGAAATCAAACAGATTCGCTCGAAGACGGACATGCCAATCGAGGCCTTCATCCACGGGGCGCTGTGCGTTGCTTACAGCGGCCAATGTCTCACTAGCGAATCGCTCGGCGGTCGCAGTGCCAATCGCGGTCAATGTGCCCAAGCCTGCCGGTTGCCGTACGATCTGGTTTGCGACGGAATCGATCAAGAACTCGGCGACGTTCGCTACTTGCTCAGCCCCCAGGACTTGGCCGGATACGCCGCGATCCCTGACATGATCGAAGCCGGCGTCAACAGTCTGAAGATCGAAGGACGATTGAAGACGCCCGAGTACGTGGCCAACATCACCGGCCACTACCGTCGTGCGATCGATCAAGCCATCACGGATGGCAAGGTGAACCTCGGCGAAGACGCTCGCCACGAAATGGAACTCTCCTTTTCACGCGGCTTCACACCCGGTTGGCTGGAAGGAAACGATCACAAGCGTTTGGTCCCCGGAATCCGATCGGCCAAGCAAGGCATCGTGCTCGGCGAAGTCCGTGCGATCGGACGCGATTCGATCTTGGTCGATGTGCAAGCCGCCCTCGCGCTGGGTGATGGTTTGGCGATTGAATCCGCGGTGGACCCAAACAGCACGAAGGCCTTCGACAGCGGATTCGCTGACAACCACCAGGGCGGCCGAATCTATTCGTTGCGATTGGACAGTGAATCAAACGGAAGTCCGCACCAATCCGATCAAGCCAAGTCGCCGGAACAGCCCGCAACAAATCCTTGGGAACAAGCTCGCCAACGACAAGCGGCCGAGTCGCAAGCCTCCAGCGACAAACTCAAAAAGGTAGATCCCAATCAAACCGTTTGGATCGGTTTCGGCCGAGACGAAATCGATTTTTCGCGAATCGAAATCGGCGCGACGGTCTTCAAAAACGATGACCCTCAACTGAACAAACGATTGGCCGCCACATTCGGTGGCAAGCCTCGTCGGACTCGGTCAATCAACCTTCACGTCGTCGCGCATGTCGGCAGCCCCGTCGAAGTGCATGCAACGCTGGGCAACGGCGACCACGCGACCACCGAAAACATCATCGGCGAAGATGACTTGGCCGTCGCCAACAAACACGCCATCACCGACGAGGTCTTGGCGGACAAACTCGGACGTCTCGGCGGAACCCCGTTTCACCTTGGTCGTTTGACCAGCGATCTGAGCGGCGGACCGATGGTTCCTCTTGGCGTACTCAATCAGCTTCGTCGCGAATTGGTTGAAAAACTCGAAGATCAACTGCACGCTCCGCCGCGAAGAACGGTTCGTCTGTCGGCTGGACGCGATTTGGTGGCTTCCATTGCCAAAGAAGCGGTGTCCTTGGATTCGCAGAAGCCAACCCCGCAGTTGTCCGTGCTTTGTCGCACCATCGATCAAGTCCGAGGGGCGATCGCCGCGTCGGCCGAGCGAATTTACGCGGATTTTCATGACCCGCGAGACCACAAGGCCGCGATCGCGTTGGGCGCTGAGCACGACGCGAACGTCTGGATCGCTTCGCTTCGTATTCAGAAGCCCGGCGAGATGGGTTTGCTGAAACAGATCGTCAAACAAGGTCCCTCGGGGCTGTTGGCTCGAAATCTGGCCGCCGTCCAATTGGGAATCGAAGCAGGCCTGCCCACGATCGCTGACTTCTCGCTCAACGTCGCGAATCATCGATCGGCCGAATGGTTGATCGATCAAGGTGTCCAGCGTGTCACCGCCTCCTACGATTTGAACGCGGATCAACTGGATCAGTTGGTCAGCTCGATGCCAGCGGAATGGTTGGAACTGGTTCTGCATCAACACATGCCCATGTTCCACATGGAGCACTGTGTGTTCTGCAGCGTGCTGTCACCAGGCACCAACAAGACAAACTGCGGCCGACCATGTGATCGCCATGTCGTTCAATTGAGAGACCGTGTTGGAAAGCTTCACGTCCTGCAGGCCGACATCGCTTGTCGAAACACGTTGTTCAACGCGACGCCACAAAGCGGTGCGGAGATCGTCGGCGACATGGTGGCCCGCGGCGTGGGATCGTTCCGAGTCGAACTGCTGAGCGAAGACGCGAAAGAGGCGGAATCGATCCTGACTTTGTATCGCCGACTGTTGTTGGGTGAGATCCCAGGCCAAGAGGTTTGGCAGTCGTTGTCGGCCGAGAACCGCGTCGGTGTCACTCGCGGAACGCTGGAAGCCAAACGCAACCCACTGGCGATCCTCTAA
- a CDS encoding secondary thiamine-phosphate synthase enzyme YjbQ, which produces MSYWMQRELTLPAVRRGFHLVTRQLLQAIPEVAEIEVGLLHVFIQHTSASLTINENADPDVRVDFETAMNHAVPESLPYVHTLEGPDDMPAHVKASMMGSSVSVPIKNGRLNVGTWQGIYLCEHRDRASARQVVLTLQGKRSDT; this is translated from the coding sequence ATGTCGTACTGGATGCAGCGCGAACTGACTTTACCAGCCGTGCGCCGCGGATTTCACTTGGTCACTCGGCAACTTCTGCAGGCCATTCCGGAGGTGGCGGAGATCGAAGTTGGGTTGCTGCACGTCTTCATTCAGCACACCAGCGCTTCGCTCACCATCAACGAGAACGCTGATCCGGATGTGCGAGTGGACTTCGAAACCGCGATGAATCATGCGGTGCCCGAATCGCTGCCTTATGTCCATACATTGGAAGGCCCCGATGACATGCCAGCTCACGTGAAAGCGTCGATGATGGGAAGTAGCGTCAGCGTCCCGATCAAGAACGGGCGTTTGAACGTGGGGACGTGGCAGGGCATCTATTTGTGTGAGCACCGCGACCGTGCTTCGGCCCGACAAGTCGTTTTGACGCTTCAGGGCAAGCGATCGGACACTTGA
- a CDS encoding DUF2237 family protein: protein MPAPKRSNAKNVLGSDLAVCNTEPMTGFYRDGCCNTGGQDVGLHVVCAEMTADFLDFSRSRGNDLSTPMPMYEFPGLKPGDRWCLCAARWKEAYDAGMAPKVHLEATHISALEFASLEELQEFSTESN from the coding sequence ATGCCTGCCCCAAAACGCTCGAACGCGAAGAATGTATTGGGTTCCGATTTGGCGGTCTGCAACACGGAGCCCATGACCGGTTTCTACCGTGACGGGTGTTGCAATACCGGCGGACAAGACGTTGGGTTGCATGTCGTTTGCGCGGAGATGACAGCTGATTTCCTCGATTTCAGCCGCTCTCGCGGGAACGACCTCAGCACCCCAATGCCGATGTACGAATTCCCAGGCCTGAAACCGGGCGATCGATGGTGCCTCTGCGCCGCTCGTTGGAAGGAAGCCTACGACGCCGGAATGGCTCCAAAGGTCCACCTGGAAGCGACGCACATCTCAGCCCTCGAATTCGCGTCGCTGGAAGAACTGCAAGAGTTCTCAACTGAATCGAACTGA
- a CDS encoding pyroglutamyl-peptidase I, translating to MTKVLLTAFEPYDRWPDNSSWMSLMELTHWYDGPVELVTRRYPVNLLTMSERLRADLQAGYDFAIHCGQAPGSTHMRLENVGLNLRTDGTEILPDAPAAYRSQLPLSISAQKIRDAGIPAAVSHHAGTYLCNAALYLSHHYSAAFSMRTQSLFVHVPLAPSQVARENSDSPSMSVPMTSAALAILIQSLVASAN from the coding sequence GTGACCAAGGTTCTCTTGACGGCTTTCGAGCCCTACGACCGCTGGCCGGACAATTCGAGCTGGATGAGCCTGATGGAACTGACGCACTGGTACGACGGGCCGGTGGAGTTGGTCACCCGGCGATACCCGGTCAATCTTCTGACGATGAGCGAACGGCTGCGAGCCGATTTGCAAGCCGGATACGACTTTGCGATCCATTGCGGCCAAGCTCCCGGTTCGACGCACATGAGGCTGGAAAACGTGGGTCTGAATCTGCGGACCGACGGAACCGAGATTCTGCCGGACGCGCCCGCCGCCTACCGTTCTCAGCTGCCACTCTCGATTTCAGCCCAGAAAATTCGTGATGCGGGCATTCCCGCCGCGGTGTCGCATCACGCGGGTACATATCTCTGCAACGCCGCGTTGTACCTGAGTCATCACTATTCAGCGGCGTTCAGCATGCGGACGCAGTCCTTGTTTGTGCACGTGCCTCTGGCCCCATCCCAGGTGGCTCGCGAAAATTCGGATTCACCCAGCATGAGCGTGCCGATGACCAGCGCCGCACTCGCAATTCTGATCCAAAGTCTGGTTGCATCGGCCAACTGA
- a CDS encoding leucine-rich repeat domain-containing protein has product MKSSRKLSVLWFVSLVCLLLGPVSGLSADDGDKNAGEQQTAEAEKPAEVKKDAKPEKPAKQKDEAKKDEPKKQEPKKDEPKKAAPAKAEKKEMKEEKKEEKKKDKKPEEKPVVKSVFPDKALESAVRAEVFAKRHNEEPITAEDVAKISRVVGTAKGIQSLEGLQHCKSLMLIDLADNEFSDLSPIADLKRLQSVTLAGNKITSLEPLTELVAMQLLDVSRNELTSLDPLTKMSNLRTLYVADNKLTSLDPLAGLTKIWSLDVAGNELTSLDPVSKLGWLTTLEVSDNKLTSIEPLTSLNDLDMLIAPGNPFANLKPLVDMCRADVEGDRRFAPYLNIYLSPAQMKNADWADDLAALRDLGVRLHEYERKKSGEATNP; this is encoded by the coding sequence ATGAAAAGCTCGCGAAAACTGTCCGTCCTTTGGTTCGTGTCGCTTGTCTGCCTTCTTTTGGGCCCGGTCTCCGGTTTGTCAGCCGATGATGGCGACAAGAACGCCGGCGAGCAACAGACTGCCGAAGCCGAGAAACCGGCCGAAGTGAAGAAAGACGCGAAGCCCGAGAAACCGGCCAAGCAGAAAGATGAGGCGAAAAAGGACGAGCCCAAGAAGCAGGAGCCTAAGAAGGACGAACCGAAAAAGGCTGCTCCAGCCAAGGCTGAGAAGAAGGAGATGAAAGAGGAGAAGAAAGAGGAGAAGAAGAAAGACAAGAAGCCGGAGGAAAAGCCTGTCGTCAAATCGGTCTTTCCTGACAAAGCACTCGAGTCCGCTGTTCGCGCCGAAGTGTTCGCCAAACGGCACAACGAAGAACCAATCACCGCCGAAGATGTCGCGAAAATCTCTCGCGTCGTTGGCACCGCCAAAGGCATTCAGTCGCTTGAGGGTTTGCAGCACTGCAAGTCATTGATGCTGATCGATCTTGCCGACAACGAGTTCTCTGATTTGTCTCCCATCGCCGATTTGAAGCGATTGCAATCGGTCACCTTGGCGGGCAACAAGATCACCAGCCTGGAACCGTTGACCGAATTGGTTGCGATGCAGTTGTTAGATGTTTCTCGCAATGAGCTGACCAGTTTGGATCCACTGACCAAAATGTCGAATCTGCGGACCTTGTATGTTGCTGACAACAAGCTCACCAGCCTCGACCCGCTGGCTGGGCTGACCAAAATCTGGTCGCTCGATGTGGCCGGCAATGAACTGACCAGTTTGGACCCGGTCTCAAAGCTGGGTTGGCTGACGACGTTGGAGGTCTCCGACAACAAACTCACTTCGATTGAGCCACTGACCTCGCTCAATGATTTGGACATGCTGATTGCTCCGGGCAACCCGTTTGCCAATCTGAAACCGCTGGTCGACATGTGCCGAGCGGACGTGGAAGGCGATCGCCGGTTTGCACCCTATCTGAACATCTATCTGTCGCCTGCCCAAATGAAGAACGCCGATTGGGCGGATGACCTTGCTGCGTTGCGAGATCTTGGTGTGCGTCTGCATGAGTACGAGCGAAAGAAGTCGGGAGAAGCAACGAATCCATGA
- a CDS encoding serine/threonine-protein kinase — protein sequence MSAPTPEEFIQRAIAVGIADRREVDRALSELGAEERRLSEVIELLQRHGILTTLQCEKLNRGDKGGYFYGDYKVQYLIGAGTFARVYRAEKDNEVFAVKVLRKRFRDEPKEMEQFLREGSMGLKLKHPNIVRILDVVPDVRNPFLVMEFVEGQTLRELVRIRKQLPVELSLKLTMEIAAGLAHAASLGISHRDLKLSNVLISSGGTAKLVDFGLAALADRNNPEQVADCPNARAIDYAALERGTNVRKDDPRSDVFFTGNMLYHMLAGTPALSETRDRLARLNVSRFQEIKPITDHVPDCPGLVSQLLIKILAYDPEKRVQSASALRIEVERVLETLKKGPVERQVHDTSGTVDAADVGDDHVVTNEGEGYVVMLVESKANLQNAVRERLKARGYRVLIIADPKRALARFEDDIENPADCVIFGAAELGNDALEAYNQFVTDEQTAEIPAVLLVDQRQGHIIGRAKRGPNRVLLPLPLRVKQLRVALMQLLANVEKRTPGMF from the coding sequence ATGAGTGCTCCGACTCCTGAGGAATTCATTCAACGAGCGATTGCAGTTGGAATCGCGGATCGTCGGGAAGTCGATCGTGCGCTTTCGGAACTGGGTGCCGAAGAACGTCGGCTCAGCGAAGTCATCGAGCTGCTGCAGCGACACGGAATCCTGACCACGTTGCAGTGCGAGAAACTGAACCGCGGCGACAAAGGCGGCTACTTCTACGGCGACTACAAGGTTCAGTACCTGATCGGTGCCGGTACGTTCGCTCGCGTCTATCGAGCTGAGAAAGACAACGAGGTCTTTGCCGTCAAAGTGCTGCGAAAGCGTTTTCGCGATGAACCGAAGGAGATGGAGCAATTCCTTCGCGAAGGCAGCATGGGTTTGAAACTCAAACACCCGAACATCGTTCGGATTTTGGATGTTGTTCCCGACGTCCGCAATCCGTTCTTGGTGATGGAGTTTGTCGAAGGGCAGACGCTACGGGAATTGGTCCGCATCCGCAAACAGTTGCCGGTTGAACTGTCGCTAAAATTGACGATGGAAATCGCGGCGGGTTTGGCTCACGCCGCCAGTCTCGGGATTTCGCACCGTGACTTGAAGCTATCTAACGTTCTGATTTCATCGGGAGGCACGGCGAAGCTGGTTGACTTTGGGTTGGCCGCCTTGGCCGATCGAAACAACCCCGAACAAGTCGCTGATTGCCCGAACGCTCGCGCGATCGATTATGCGGCGTTGGAACGAGGCACCAACGTCCGCAAAGATGACCCTCGCAGCGATGTTTTCTTCACTGGAAACATGCTCTATCACATGTTGGCGGGGACACCGGCGCTTTCGGAAACACGAGACCGTTTGGCTCGGTTGAACGTTTCTCGCTTCCAAGAAATCAAACCCATCACGGATCATGTGCCGGATTGCCCGGGGCTTGTCAGTCAGCTGTTGATCAAGATTTTGGCATACGATCCGGAGAAGCGGGTTCAGTCGGCTTCGGCATTGAGGATCGAAGTGGAACGAGTCCTGGAAACGCTCAAGAAGGGTCCGGTCGAACGGCAAGTCCACGACACGAGTGGAACCGTCGACGCCGCGGATGTGGGTGACGATCACGTGGTCACCAATGAGGGTGAAGGCTACGTGGTGATGCTGGTGGAATCGAAAGCCAACCTGCAAAACGCCGTTCGTGAAAGATTGAAAGCACGGGGTTACCGAGTGTTGATCATCGCGGATCCAAAACGTGCTTTGGCTCGATTCGAGGACGACATCGAGAATCCCGCAGATTGTGTGATCTTTGGAGCAGCCGAACTTGGCAACGACGCGTTGGAGGCCTACAACCAGTTCGTCACCGACGAACAGACTGCTGAAATTCCTGCGGTCTTGCTGGTCGATCAACGCCAAGGACACATCATCGGTCGCGCCAAACGCGGCCCCAATCGCGTGCTGCTTCCACTGCCGCTGCGAGTCAAGCAACTACGAGTTGCGTTGATGCAGTTGCTGGCCAACGTCGAAAAGCGTACCCCGGGAATGTTCTGA
- the proC gene encoding pyrroline-5-carboxylate reductase yields MQLTGLTVIGGGQMARALVGGMLESGCLKPSGLTVVHKTKSTGDWWSSKYPECSTTTDTVAAVSGAKVVMLAVKPHIIADVLAVKNDAGKSADWSERLIVSIAAGIGLDKLTQGVGHDRVVRVMPNTPSLVGEGASGFCVSSGVNNDDIELIETMLSSVGIASQVTEPQMNAVTGVSGSGPAYVFLIIEALADGGVAAGLPRATALQLATQTVLGAAKMVRETGEHPGVLKDNVCSPGGTTIAAMSVLEQNAVRGAMIQAVQASANRSRELA; encoded by the coding sequence ATGCAACTCACCGGATTGACGGTCATTGGCGGCGGGCAAATGGCTCGGGCTCTCGTTGGCGGAATGCTCGAAAGCGGATGCCTGAAACCCAGTGGACTGACGGTTGTTCACAAAACCAAATCGACTGGGGATTGGTGGTCGTCGAAGTACCCCGAGTGCTCGACCACGACCGACACGGTTGCCGCGGTATCGGGTGCGAAGGTCGTGATGTTGGCTGTCAAACCGCACATCATTGCAGACGTTTTGGCAGTGAAGAATGACGCGGGCAAATCGGCTGACTGGTCGGAACGATTGATCGTTTCGATCGCTGCCGGGATCGGTCTCGACAAACTGACACAAGGCGTTGGACACGATCGGGTCGTTCGCGTGATGCCAAATACGCCGAGCCTGGTCGGTGAAGGCGCCAGCGGTTTCTGCGTCAGTTCCGGAGTGAACAACGACGACATTGAACTGATCGAAACGATGCTGAGCAGCGTCGGTATCGCGTCTCAGGTCACCGAGCCACAAATGAATGCGGTCACGGGCGTCAGTGGTTCCGGACCCGCGTACGTATTCTTGATTATCGAAGCGCTCGCCGACGGCGGTGTTGCGGCGGGCTTGCCGCGTGCGACCGCTCTGCAATTGGCGACGCAGACAGTTCTCGGTGCGGCGAAAATGGTTCGCGAAACGGGGGAGCATCCCGGCGTGCTGAAGGACAACGTCTGCAGCCCCGGTGGAACAACCATTGCCGCGATGAGCGTCCTGGAACAGAATGCGGTGCGAGGAGCGATGATTCAAGCTGTTCAAGCGTCAGCGAACCGCAGTCGCGAACTGGCCTAG
- a CDS encoding zinc ribbon domain-containing protein codes for MTQSVQCPRCFAAVAVSDDAGGTRVICPKCQDTFLVPGVSANSTNDDDDWLVLSDPPEKSSTPQKPAATSQPTQVAPANISPAVTPKPAGSSVPSEADSQASKQDSADSGGDMFDMDLPPVDSASSSDDEDPFGFDNIQDISRGTENGKQEPAADAFDDPDDPFNFDSMEESVSSFPSAGEAATPAAKDSMVDPLFSQAAALAASASKPKPPASDEPVAHNVEYEENFRVRCPVCATMMNVTSAQSGKQIRCHDCHKSIKVPPAPRKKKKVVIDMDRAQSFQFNETAVTQSDRPADPFRKSAQELLAQAARVEEEEPAPDLDVPKISDWAKAVFGVFGQFSVTVHWLILSSIAAVIAFIAIASGFDAALKFLFPAGIVYGAMVLACGFTILQSVSNDEESVSDWPLTLEPMEWLAPTAFCFAAVGLTGGPGWLIGTLAFGQNLATVCLTMLSVFLLFPFVLLSMLDMQNMFVPFSPEVGRSVTRCEEAWGGFYLSAALIFFGAFLIFFMASLFPPVAAAVVCIFVGTAGTFIYFAMLGRLAKAIGQSVNDQPRDNDIDEVREAERAREASGG; via the coding sequence ATGACACAATCGGTGCAATGCCCGCGATGTTTCGCGGCCGTCGCGGTAAGCGACGATGCCGGCGGGACTCGCGTGATTTGCCCGAAGTGCCAGGACACGTTCTTGGTCCCTGGGGTCTCAGCCAATTCCACCAATGACGACGACGATTGGTTGGTACTGAGTGATCCGCCCGAGAAGAGTTCCACGCCGCAGAAACCTGCGGCCACGTCGCAACCCACCCAAGTGGCTCCTGCGAATATTTCTCCGGCGGTGACACCCAAGCCTGCCGGGTCGAGCGTTCCATCAGAAGCCGACTCGCAAGCGTCGAAGCAGGATTCGGCTGACTCCGGTGGCGACATGTTCGACATGGATCTGCCTCCGGTCGACTCCGCCTCATCATCGGATGACGAAGATCCGTTTGGGTTCGACAATATCCAGGACATTTCGAGAGGGACAGAAAACGGCAAGCAGGAGCCTGCTGCTGACGCGTTTGACGACCCCGACGATCCATTCAATTTCGATTCGATGGAAGAATCGGTGTCCTCGTTCCCGAGTGCGGGCGAAGCAGCAACTCCCGCGGCAAAGGACTCGATGGTCGATCCGTTGTTCAGCCAAGCCGCCGCCCTGGCGGCATCGGCGAGCAAGCCCAAGCCGCCGGCCTCCGACGAACCAGTCGCTCACAACGTTGAATACGAAGAGAACTTCCGTGTTCGATGCCCCGTTTGTGCGACCATGATGAATGTGACCTCCGCACAGTCCGGCAAACAAATTCGTTGCCACGATTGTCACAAGTCGATCAAAGTTCCGCCGGCGCCTCGGAAGAAGAAGAAGGTTGTGATCGACATGGATCGCGCCCAATCTTTCCAGTTCAACGAAACCGCGGTGACGCAGAGCGATCGCCCCGCTGATCCGTTCCGCAAATCAGCTCAAGAGTTGCTCGCCCAAGCTGCCCGCGTCGAAGAAGAAGAACCGGCTCCCGATTTGGACGTGCCCAAAATTTCCGACTGGGCGAAAGCTGTCTTTGGAGTCTTCGGCCAGTTCAGCGTGACCGTTCATTGGCTGATCCTGTCGTCCATCGCTGCTGTGATTGCTTTCATCGCGATCGCATCTGGATTTGATGCGGCACTGAAGTTCTTGTTTCCCGCTGGCATCGTTTACGGAGCGATGGTGTTGGCGTGCGGATTCACCATCCTGCAATCAGTGAGCAACGATGAAGAATCAGTTTCGGATTGGCCGCTGACCCTGGAACCTATGGAGTGGCTGGCTCCCACAGCATTCTGCTTCGCCGCCGTCGGCTTGACCGGCGGACCAGGTTGGCTCATCGGCACCCTCGCGTTTGGTCAGAACTTAGCAACGGTTTGCTTGACCATGCTCTCTGTGTTTCTGCTCTTCCCTTTTGTCTTGCTGTCGATGTTGGACATGCAGAATATGTTCGTCCCGTTCTCGCCCGAAGTCGGACGTAGCGTGACGCGTTGCGAAGAAGCGTGGGGCGGTTTCTATCTGTCCGCAGCGTTGATCTTCTTTGGTGCCTTCCTGATCTTTTTCATGGCCAGTTTGTTTCCTCCCGTGGCCGCGGCGGTGGTGTGCATCTTTGTGGGCACCGCGGGAACCTTCATCTACTTTGCGATGTTGGGTCGATTGGCAAAGGCGATTGGCCAGTCGGTCAATGACCAGCCCAGAGACAACGACATCGATGAAGTTCGCGAGGCAGAACGAGCTCGCGAAGCCAGTGGTGGCTGA
- the frr gene encoding ribosome recycling factor — MTSDEILMDAEERMDKAVSVLQNNLSGIRTGRANPGLVDSIKVEVYGSLTPLKQLASIGTPEPQQILIRPYDATTIKDIEKAIVAGDLGLNPQNDGRVIRLNVPPLSGEVRKKMVSRIKELAEEAKVSIRNIRRDANKAAETAEKDKEMTEDDRDKTKDQVQELTKKAETNVNESAKAREAEVMED, encoded by the coding sequence ATGACGAGCGACGAGATATTGATGGACGCCGAAGAGCGAATGGACAAAGCCGTTTCGGTGTTGCAGAACAATTTGTCGGGGATTCGCACCGGAAGAGCTAACCCAGGTTTGGTCGATTCGATCAAAGTCGAGGTTTACGGTTCGCTGACGCCGCTGAAACAATTGGCCAGCATTGGCACGCCGGAGCCACAACAAATCTTGATTCGCCCGTACGACGCAACGACAATCAAAGATATCGAAAAAGCGATTGTCGCCGGCGATTTGGGTTTGAACCCACAAAACGATGGCCGCGTCATTCGTTTGAACGTGCCGCCATTGTCGGGCGAAGTCCGCAAGAAAATGGTTTCGCGAATCAAAGAGTTGGCGGAAGAGGCGAAGGTGTCGATCCGCAACATTCGTCGCGATGCCAACAAAGCTGCTGAAACAGCCGAGAAGGACAAAGAGATGACGGAAGACGATCGCGACAAGACCAAAGATCAAGTGCAAGAGTTGACCAAGAAAGCTGAAACAAACGTCAATGAATCCGCCAAAGCTCGCGAAGCGGAAGTGATGGAGGACTGA
- the pyrH gene encoding UMP kinase: MPDTAPSSQPEGDLRYRRVILKLSGESLAESGKRGISDNELLAIAKQIKSAHESGCQIAIVNGGGNILRGASFSGANASVQEATAHYMGMLATVINSLALQDALDSIGLQTRVMSALPVDRVAEQFIRRRAIRHLEKGRVIILSGGIGSPFVTTDTAAAQRALEIEADVILKATRVDGVYSDDPEKNPHAVLYEQLSYNEVIQKKLRVMDATAIALCNEHRKPILVFNFKQDGNIVRAVRGESVGTWIGDPQDTQTNQH, translated from the coding sequence ATGCCCGACACTGCCCCATCGAGTCAACCGGAAGGCGATTTACGTTATCGCCGCGTGATTTTGAAACTCAGCGGCGAAAGCCTGGCTGAATCTGGCAAGCGGGGAATCAGCGACAACGAATTGCTGGCGATTGCCAAACAGATCAAATCCGCTCACGAATCGGGCTGTCAAATCGCGATCGTCAATGGCGGTGGCAACATCCTGCGAGGTGCATCGTTCTCTGGTGCCAATGCGTCAGTCCAGGAGGCCACGGCCCACTACATGGGCATGCTCGCCACGGTGATCAACTCGCTGGCGTTGCAAGACGCTCTCGATTCGATCGGGTTGCAGACTCGAGTGATGAGTGCGTTGCCCGTCGACCGCGTCGCGGAACAATTCATCCGCCGCCGCGCCATCCGACATCTCGAAAAAGGCCGCGTGATCATCCTTTCCGGAGGAATCGGAAGTCCGTTTGTAACGACTGACACAGCCGCGGCTCAACGAGCACTCGAGATCGAAGCCGACGTGATTTTGAAAGCGACCCGCGTGGACGGCGTCTACAGCGACGATCCAGAAAAGAACCCACATGCGGTTTTGTACGAACAACTCAGCTACAACGAAGTGATCCAGAAGAAGCTTCGCGTGATGGATGCGACCGCCATCGCGTTGTGCAACGAACACCGCAAGCCAATCTTGGTGTTTAATTTTAAGCAGGACGGCAACATCGTTCGTGCCGTCCGCGGTGAATCCGTGGGAACCTGGATCGGTGACCCACAGGACACACAAACCAACCAACATTGA